From Providencia sp. R33, a single genomic window includes:
- the yihA gene encoding ribosome biogenesis GTP-binding protein YihA/YsxC, whose amino-acid sequence MAIKNHNYQMAKFVISAPDIRHLPKDTGIEVAFAGRSNAGKSSALNALTQQKSLARTSKTPGRTQLINLFEVEEGVRLVDLPGYGYAEVPEEMKRKWQQALGEYLQKRECIKGLVVLMDIRHPLKDLDMQMIEWSVAMSVPVLVLLTKADKLASGARKKQLAEVREALAPLEGDIEVEYFSALKKIGVDKLRIKLDSWYNTPA is encoded by the coding sequence ATGGCAATTAAAAATCATAACTACCAGATGGCAAAATTTGTCATCAGTGCACCTGATATCCGTCATCTACCTAAAGATACGGGTATTGAAGTGGCTTTTGCTGGCCGCTCAAATGCGGGTAAATCCAGTGCATTAAATGCATTAACGCAGCAAAAAAGCTTAGCACGTACCAGTAAAACACCGGGAAGAACACAGCTAATCAACCTATTTGAAGTTGAAGAAGGTGTGCGCCTTGTTGACCTTCCAGGTTATGGTTATGCCGAAGTTCCTGAAGAAATGAAACGCAAATGGCAACAAGCACTTGGCGAATACTTGCAAAAAAGAGAGTGTATTAAAGGCCTCGTCGTTTTAATGGACATCCGTCATCCATTAAAAGATCTCGATATGCAGATGATTGAATGGTCTGTCGCGATGAGTGTGCCCGTTTTAGTGTTGCTAACAAAAGCCGATAAACTGGCTTCAGGGGCAAGAAAGAAACAGCTGGCAGAAGTGCGTGAAGCACTGGCACCATTAGAGGGAGATATTGAAGTTGAGTATTTCTCTGCGCTGAAAAAAATCGGCGTTGATAAACTGCGAATTAAGCTAGATAGTTGGTATAACACACCAGCTTAA
- the dsbA gene encoding thiol:disulfide interchange protein DsbA yields MKKIMLALLGIAMSFGAAAANYTEGKEYTDVKPVQNLPQVLEFFSFYCPHCYQFESVYKVPQTVEANLPEGVKMERYHVDFLGPLGADLTQAWAVAIVLKAEDKVTPILFEGIQKTQTINSKADIRNAFIKAGISGDEYDAALNSFVVKSVVAKQQNAAQDLKLRGVPALFVDGKYQVRNNGISADKAEDYGKEFSNVVNFLVNKK; encoded by the coding sequence ATGAAAAAAATTATGTTGGCTTTGCTTGGTATTGCCATGTCTTTTGGTGCTGCAGCGGCAAATTACACGGAAGGTAAAGAGTATACCGATGTTAAACCTGTGCAAAACCTGCCACAAGTTTTAGAGTTTTTCTCTTTTTACTGCCCGCACTGTTACCAGTTTGAAAGCGTGTATAAAGTGCCACAAACGGTAGAAGCAAACTTACCGGAAGGCGTGAAAATGGAACGTTATCACGTTGATTTCTTAGGGCCTTTAGGTGCAGATTTAACTCAGGCGTGGGCGGTTGCTATCGTACTGAAAGCGGAAGATAAAGTGACACCAATTCTGTTTGAAGGTATCCAAAAAACACAAACTATCAATAGTAAAGCCGATATCCGTAATGCTTTCATCAAAGCGGGTATCTCTGGTGACGAATATGATGCAGCGCTGAATAGCTTCGTGGTCAAATCTGTCGTGGCAAAACAGCAAAATGCTGCCCAAGATTTAAAACTGCGTGGTGTGCCAGCATTATTTGTTGACGGTAAATATCAAGTCCGTAACAACGGTATTTCTGCAGATAAAGCTGAAGATTATGGCAAAGAGTTCTCCAATGTGGTGAATTTCTTAGTGAATAAAAAGTAA
- the polA gene encoding DNA polymerase I, with protein MAQIAENPLILVDGSSYLYRAYHAFPPLTNSAGEPTGAMYGVLNMLRSLVLQYKPSHVAVVFDAKGKTFRDELFESYKSHRPPMPDDLRAQIAPLHEMVEAMGLPLLVVSGVEADDVIGTLAREASRKGMPVLISTGDKDMAQLVEPNITLINTMNNTILGPDEVKDKYGVPPELIIDFLALMGDSSDNIPGVPGVGEKTALALLQGIGSLEAIYNDLDAIAPLGFRGSKTLAPKMAENRELAFLSYQLATIKTDVELDKKCEELQVTEIDADKLHQLFSRYEFKRWLADVENGSWMDGKGASTKAAPTPATATVKAAAPATPTLSAENYQTILEKADLDRWVEKLSAASLFAFDTETDSLDTQEARLVGMSFAIDAGHAAYLPLGHDYLDAPVQLPLDEVLQVMKPILESEKILKIGQNLKYDAEVLENYGIELKGIGYDTMLESYVLNSVAGMGRHDMDSLADRHLNHKTVSFEEIAGKGKKQLTFNQIALEEAANYAAEDADVTLLLHQALYPQVEAEPKLKHIFENIEMPLVPVLVRMERKGVLINAATLAAQSKVITARLAELEKDAFELAGEEFNLASPKQLQTILFEKLQLPVIKKTPSGAASTNEEVLEELALNHALPKLLLEHRSLAKLKSTYTDKLPLMISPRTGRVHTSYHQAVTATGRLSSRDPNLQNIPVRTEEGRRIRQAFVARDGYKVMAADYSQIELRIMAHLSQDKGLLTAFAEGKDIHKATAAEVFGVPLDEVTSDQRRSAKAINFGLIYGMSAFGLARQLGIPRGEAQRYMDLYFERYPGVLRYMENTRVQASEQGYVETLEGRRLYLADIKSSNGMRRKAAEREAINAPMQGTAADIIKKAMIAVDNWLQTEKPEADMLMQVHDELVFEVKESELERVQAQVQALMEQSLKLDVPLKVEVGIGNNWDEAH; from the coding sequence ATGGCTCAGATTGCAGAAAATCCCCTTATTTTGGTTGATGGTTCTTCCTACCTATACCGTGCTTATCATGCATTCCCTCCGCTCACAAACAGCGCAGGTGAGCCTACAGGTGCCATGTATGGTGTGCTCAACATGTTGCGCAGCTTAGTGTTGCAATATAAGCCCAGCCATGTCGCGGTTGTCTTCGATGCGAAGGGAAAAACGTTTCGTGATGAATTATTCGAAAGTTATAAATCACACCGCCCACCGATGCCAGATGATTTACGAGCACAAATAGCTCCATTACATGAAATGGTTGAGGCTATGGGGTTACCATTGCTAGTCGTTTCAGGGGTAGAGGCTGATGATGTTATCGGGACTTTAGCGCGTGAGGCTAGCCGTAAAGGTATGCCTGTTTTGATTAGTACGGGTGATAAAGATATGGCGCAATTGGTTGAGCCAAATATCACACTGATCAATACCATGAACAACACCATCTTAGGCCCTGATGAAGTCAAAGATAAGTATGGTGTTCCTCCTGAGCTTATTATTGATTTCCTCGCATTGATGGGTGACTCGTCAGATAACATTCCGGGTGTACCGGGTGTTGGCGAAAAAACGGCATTAGCACTGTTACAAGGTATTGGTAGCTTAGAAGCCATTTACAACGACCTTGATGCTATCGCGCCATTAGGTTTTAGAGGCTCAAAAACGTTAGCCCCTAAAATGGCGGAGAACCGTGAACTTGCGTTTTTATCTTACCAACTCGCGACAATTAAGACCGATGTTGAGTTAGATAAAAAATGTGAGGAATTACAAGTTACTGAAATTGATGCAGATAAACTTCATCAGTTATTTAGCCGCTATGAATTTAAACGTTGGTTAGCGGATGTTGAAAATGGCTCTTGGATGGATGGCAAAGGTGCCAGTACTAAAGCTGCTCCAACGCCAGCAACGGCAACGGTGAAAGCCGCGGCGCCTGCGACACCAACTCTCAGCGCTGAAAACTACCAAACTATTTTAGAAAAAGCTGATTTAGACCGCTGGGTTGAAAAACTGAGCGCCGCCTCTTTATTTGCTTTCGATACCGAAACGGACAGTTTAGACACGCAAGAAGCGCGTTTGGTCGGTATGTCATTTGCCATTGATGCGGGTCATGCCGCCTATTTACCATTAGGCCACGACTACCTTGATGCACCTGTCCAGCTGCCTTTGGATGAAGTTCTTCAGGTAATGAAACCGATCCTTGAGAGTGAAAAAATCCTCAAAATTGGTCAAAATTTAAAATATGACGCAGAAGTTTTAGAAAACTATGGCATTGAACTCAAAGGCATTGGTTATGACACTATGCTGGAGTCCTATGTGTTAAATAGTGTGGCTGGTATGGGGCGCCATGATATGGATAGCCTTGCAGATCGCCACCTTAACCATAAAACGGTGAGTTTCGAAGAGATTGCTGGTAAAGGTAAAAAACAGCTGACATTTAACCAAATTGCGTTAGAAGAAGCGGCAAATTATGCAGCGGAAGACGCAGATGTTACCTTGCTGTTACACCAAGCGCTTTATCCGCAGGTAGAAGCTGAGCCAAAACTGAAGCACATTTTTGAAAATATCGAAATGCCGCTGGTGCCTGTGTTAGTCCGTATGGAGCGCAAAGGGGTATTAATTAATGCAGCGACATTGGCAGCACAATCTAAGGTGATCACGGCACGTTTAGCTGAGCTAGAAAAAGACGCGTTCGAGCTGGCGGGTGAAGAGTTCAACCTAGCATCACCAAAACAGTTGCAGACAATTTTATTTGAAAAACTGCAATTACCCGTGATTAAGAAAACCCCAAGTGGTGCGGCATCAACGAATGAAGAAGTGCTGGAAGAGCTGGCACTTAACCATGCGCTGCCTAAATTACTTTTAGAGCACAGAAGCTTAGCCAAATTGAAATCGACCTACACGGATAAGCTACCACTGATGATTAGCCCGCGTACTGGCCGTGTTCATACTTCGTATCATCAAGCAGTAACCGCAACGGGGCGCCTGTCTTCACGGGATCCAAACTTACAAAATATCCCAGTGAGAACCGAAGAAGGGCGTCGAATTCGCCAAGCGTTTGTGGCGCGTGACGGTTATAAGGTCATGGCGGCGGACTATTCGCAAATCGAATTACGTATTATGGCGCACTTATCACAGGATAAAGGTTTGCTCACCGCTTTCGCAGAAGGGAAAGATATCCACAAAGCAACGGCGGCAGAGGTATTTGGTGTTCCTCTTGATGAAGTTACGAGCGATCAACGTCGTAGTGCAAAAGCCATTAACTTTGGCTTGATTTACGGTATGAGTGCGTTTGGTTTAGCGCGACAGTTAGGCATCCCTCGTGGTGAAGCACAGCGTTATATGGATTTATATTTCGAACGTTACCCAGGTGTTTTACGCTACATGGAAAATACACGTGTACAGGCATCTGAGCAGGGTTATGTTGAGACGCTAGAAGGGCGTAGATTGTATTTGGCGGATATCAAATCCAGCAATGGTATGCGCCGTAAGGCGGCAGAGCGTGAAGCTATCAATGCCCCAATGCAAGGCACTGCAGCTGACATCATCAAAAAAGCGATGATCGCTGTTGATAACTGGCTGCAAACGGAAAAGCCAGAAGCTGATATGTTAATGCAAGTACACGATGAATTGGTCTTTGAGGTCAAAGAGTCTGAGTTAGAGCGTGTTCAAGCTCAGGTACAAGCCTTGATGGAGCAAAGCTTAAAGCTGGATGTCCCCCTTAAAGTAGAAGTCGGCATTGGTAATAACTGGGATGAAGCCCACTAA
- the ppiA gene encoding peptidylprolyl isomerase A, with protein sequence MLKRIFVPLLAVCAMSASSFALSAGETYVKLVTSAGNIELELNSKKAPVTAENFVQYVNEGYYNGTTFHRVIPGFMIQGGGFDKDLQQKQTRAPIKNEADNGLRNLRGTISMARTANKDSATSQFFINIADNAFLDHGQRDFGYAVFGKVVKGMDVADKISKVKTENVGPYQNVPVEPITIISAEVIKKP encoded by the coding sequence ATGTTAAAACGAATTTTTGTGCCACTTTTGGCCGTCTGCGCAATGAGCGCCTCATCTTTTGCATTATCCGCGGGTGAAACTTATGTCAAGTTAGTCACGTCAGCGGGTAATATCGAATTAGAATTGAACAGCAAGAAAGCGCCAGTGACGGCAGAAAACTTCGTTCAATATGTTAATGAAGGCTATTACAACGGAACCACTTTTCACCGTGTGATCCCCGGTTTTATGATCCAAGGTGGTGGTTTCGATAAAGATTTACAGCAAAAACAAACGCGTGCACCAATTAAAAACGAAGCGGATAATGGCTTGCGTAACTTACGTGGCACCATTTCCATGGCTCGTACAGCCAATAAAGACAGCGCAACCAGCCAGTTCTTTATTAATATTGCAGATAATGCCTTCTTAGATCATGGTCAACGTGACTTTGGCTACGCCGTATTTGGTAAAGTGGTTAAAGGAATGGATGTTGCAGATAAAATCTCTAAAGTGAAAACGGAGAATGTCGGCCCATACCAAAATGTCCCTGTAGAGCCAATCACTATCATTTCAGCCGAAGTGATTAAAAAGCCTTAA
- a CDS encoding serine/threonine protein kinase, producing the protein MDEIEHSNFHFSGISPDLILDALMEAGIYLESGLTELNSYENRVFQFQDENRQRYVVKFYRPERWNRSQIQEEHDFTLELHDEGLPVAAPLEFAGQTVLEFGGFMFAVFPSIGGRQYETDNLFQLESVGHLLGRIHQIGQRKNFAFRPTMGMDEYLDKPRDIIVSSSLLKERDKEPFIESLDKLIAQVKLQWPTTLSTLRLQGDCHPGNILWRDEAWMVDFDDARNGPAIQDLWMLLNGSRQEQVIQLDTLLESYNEFCDFDVKQLKLIEPLRAMRMVHYLGWIIRRWQDPAFPRAFSWLQADDFWQKQSIEFAQQIERLQDAPLQLTPQF; encoded by the coding sequence ATGGATGAAATAGAACATTCGAATTTCCATTTTAGTGGAATTTCACCGGATTTGATTTTAGACGCGCTTATGGAAGCGGGGATTTACCTAGAATCAGGGCTGACAGAACTCAATAGTTACGAAAACCGTGTTTTCCAGTTTCAAGACGAAAATCGCCAACGCTATGTGGTGAAGTTTTATCGGCCTGAGCGTTGGAATCGATCACAAATTCAAGAAGAACATGACTTTACGTTAGAGTTACATGATGAAGGCCTGCCTGTTGCTGCTCCTCTTGAGTTTGCTGGGCAAACAGTATTGGAGTTTGGCGGCTTTATGTTTGCTGTTTTTCCGAGTATTGGTGGGCGGCAATATGAAACAGATAACTTATTTCAGCTTGAAAGTGTTGGGCATTTATTAGGGCGCATTCACCAAATTGGGCAACGCAAAAACTTTGCATTTCGTCCGACAATGGGGATGGATGAATACCTTGATAAGCCGCGCGATATTATTGTATCAAGCTCGTTGTTGAAAGAACGCGATAAAGAGCCATTTATTGAATCGTTAGATAAACTGATTGCGCAGGTCAAACTGCAATGGCCAACAACTTTATCCACCTTGCGACTGCAGGGGGATTGTCATCCGGGCAATATTTTGTGGCGTGATGAGGCGTGGATGGTGGATTTCGACGATGCGCGAAATGGTCCAGCGATTCAGGATTTATGGATGTTGCTTAATGGTTCACGCCAAGAGCAAGTCATTCAATTAGATACATTGTTAGAAAGTTATAATGAGTTTTGTGATTTTGATGTAAAACAGCTAAAGCTCATTGAGCCGCTTAGGGCAATGCGTATGGTGCATTATCTCGGATGGATTATTCGCCGTTGGCAAGACCCTGCATTTCCTCGGGCATTTTCGTGGCTACAAGCTGATGATTTTTGGCAAAAGCAATCCATTGAGTTTGCGCAGCAAATTGAACGGTTGCAGGATGCTCCTTTGCAATTAACCCCGCAGTTTTAA
- a CDS encoding YihD family protein → MKCHRLNEVIELLHPVWKDNSDLNLVELLQKLADEAGFKGSLSELTDDVLIYHLKMRGTDSNDVIPGLKKDYEDDFKTAILRARGIIKD, encoded by the coding sequence ATGAAATGCCATCGCTTAAATGAAGTCATTGAGCTTCTGCACCCTGTTTGGAAAGATAACTCAGATTTAAACCTTGTTGAATTATTGCAGAAACTTGCTGATGAAGCGGGCTTTAAAGGCAGCTTATCTGAATTAACGGATGATGTATTGATTTATCATCTGAAAATGCGTGGCACAGACAGTAACGATGTAATCCCTGGTCTGAAAAAAGATTATGAAGATGATTTTAAAACGGCGATTTTGCGTGCTCGTGGGATCATAAAAGACTAA